Below is a window of Neodiprion virginianus isolate iyNeoVirg1 chromosome 4, iyNeoVirg1.1, whole genome shotgun sequence DNA.
CGTTCGTTTTCTTCGGCACAATGAGTCGTCCATGAAATAGATGCTTGCGTCAAGTGCTTGATAAAGGCCAAACAGTGTAAAAGTATTCAGTACGCGTTTGCAGTGAGTGAGGAATACGCTGCAGTGTTGTTGTATCTACAAACAAAGTTAAAATCCACCGTTTAGGTCTTCAGGCTcgtaaattttatcatcaGCCACGTGGCTCGAGCACCAAGAACTCCGTCGTTGATGCACAGGCCTGCTATCTTCCTGATACACGTATGAAATACTAGTTGGTCGTGTACATGTGGTATTATTGTAAGTCAACCTGACGGGCAGAAATGACAGTGAAcgcaaaacgaaaaaaattaataaactaCGACTGGTAGGTACATAATCAACGAAATTTATCGATATCTGGACATCGGTGTAagctgagattttttttttcaatccgttAATTCACAGGCTAGTTTGTCAACGTCACAGATTCGTAtgatctgttttttttttttttttttatcaacctGTCAACCACTGCCACGGACTAAACAGAAGACGTTATGGAACTGATTCCGGATTAGTAGATCAATATTTTGCACATTAAACGCGTCACGTTGgataacaaaatatttttgcgacaatttttatcttcaagGAAAAGACAGTTGAGTTTCCAGAGTATGCAGGAAAACATagtaaaaaagtaatttagtatactgaaaaaaacattcacaATGTTTGCGAGGAGGGATTATTTTAATCATGAAGACGACAATATTTTTCCTTACGGGATATGTCATGACTATTAACTGATTGGTAGATATAATGCTGTTATTATGCAAAATCTTGGAATTAACTTGTAAAAGAAGAAGCGGGGTTCCCGGTGAGAAGTTTCAATTCAAACCTTCGGTaaacttttgtttctttatttgttATCAATACGTCTTAAAAGTGTTAATCTCATCGAAAAGAACAAAGACAGTATTTCCCAAAATCAGTGCAATTTGTGCACAATACATCGATGCATAACACCGGTTAACACCAATTTTGAGTCTGGGTCgtagatgtcaaattttgatttcttctatGTCAGTAATAATAAAGTTTGTTTCTGTAGAAACCAGAAggatatttacaattttaagaaaaattaccgattttctcaaacatttgtTGGAAATAACAATCAAGCGAACTTCGGTTCTACGCTTAAGTcacatttattcaaaaataataatcaatgatAAACTAgaaatgtaaaagaattgataaacaaagtttaaaaatgaatatttttcgtacttcttctattttcgtaTGGACTTTCTCGTATCAAACCCCAAATGTAATCTCCCACCACGCTCTCATTATTAATACCGAATCTGATAATGTTAATAACGATAAAGTCCATCGCATCTTGGTGAAAACATCTTCGTTTTTCTTGTGAACATAGACACCCATATATTTAGCTGTCAATCAAAAACTTCGAGACCTTATGAACGTAGAAGAGACAAAAACAAACTATATAAGTAATAAACAAAGgttttggttattattcgatacataaaatcgaaatttatttatctcaaTAGAAACTCAAAAAAATGGTTTCTCACGATACACGTTAGTGATTGAACATATTATACTACATTTGAAAACTCGTGTCTATCACCTGCAGGGAAAAACTTGATTCACGACTCAGTACGTATCTATTCTCCGAAAAATAATCCTTATCAAGATTTTCTTCCATTGAAGGAGATTTCCGAGAATTTGCTGCAGTGAACCGTGCGAAGTTGGATCAAAAAGTACACCTGAAAAGAGGTAAGGGAGGCTTAATATCGTTTCAACACTTGCCCGTATCTAATTTCACAACTGTAAACAATACAAATTCGATATTTCTGCATACTCACATCTGCAATGGACTTTTGTCGTAATAGCATTTGTTTGTCTGGTATACCGAGTCGCAATCATCCGTACCCTctgaagaggaaaaaataaaaataaatacaaattatattataaataggCCGTTGATATGGCGAAATTACCTCCATCTCAAATTAGTACGTATCATTTCAATGTATAGATACTTACTGATTGTTCCACAGCTTCGAAGCACTGGTTCAGCCTTGCCCAATATTTCCTCTGGTAACATTGCGACGAGCGTGTCTACGTCGATTTCCCCGTTATCGAACTAAACATTAAACAATTAATAGGTTGTggtgttatttttcttttctttttctctcatcaAAACTATTAATATAAACATAATACGCTTGTACGCCTCGCAAGTAATCACTGTGAAACGTATGTTGTcttgttaaataaaatctaGTGGATTATTGTTAACTCTTGTAAGCTAACTTGACTGACTCGAGACTTGTAAACTCAGTTGACAATATACGACTCATTGGCCGGTTAATCTCTTTGACtcgagtttatttatttatttatttatttttttaactatcGTTAGCTGCCTttgaataccgccactctaccAGTTCTCATGCAAcggattttataattataattattatcgtacCCTACTGTatcttttttataaaaattgacgctGAAACGTCTGGTGCCCTACGagtattttttactattgttcatttgaattcaggcTAGTTAGGGATTCACGCCGAAGTGTGAACTGTAAGTTTGTTTTACTTTCTGCAAAACGTGACTCTGATGTCATATGCCGGTCAATAAGGAAGAGCGATTAAGGATTGTATTACATCTAACTGAGACATTTTGCGTAGTGAAATTGTTCCAATTAATTCATGCAACAGGTAGAATTAACGAAAATTGTATACCGTTCGAGATTAGTGGGGAGAATAAAAGCAATTTCGTTTCGAAAAGACTGAGTGCAAAAGATCGAAAGTCACGGAGCGTGTTGAGTGAATACCAATAAAAATTACCACTTAGCAAACGTgaatgtgtataaaaataatgaaattcacTTACAGCAGAAATTTGATTCAACAGGCACAGCATGTAACACTGAAACAGAATCGTTGTAATTACCAAAAGCTAATAGCGatagaaatagaaaacaaaTCCCTTGACGTTCGGTTTAAATGACTATATATACGAACGCTACAATGGAACTGTAAATTTAACAGAAAATCATTAGTTTATTAATACCTTCAACTTTGGGTCGTCTGTGAAATCGCCAGATCTGCACTTGATGATCAAGTCtgcgagaaataaaaaaataaatgaaacatcAATCACCACGCGTTGACGCGATAACACgaagataaattattttcaaatcgtttaatCGCGTGATCTCACTTACCCTCGGCGACGCCTGTCTCTGCGACGCATGTGTTACGTAGCATTTGGGCCATTTCCTGCATTTCATCGCTCATTGCCTGTTAGGAAATTGTTCCACGTACAATTTGCAGATTCGATTTACAGCTGAGATTTCCGACCATTGGGAATCCCGTTACAGGAAAAAGATAGAGTTGATACGACAAAGAAGAACTGCAGTTTCGTGtaatgttttttgaaaaatttttacaaaataggAAAATATAGAAAACTGGGCAATCTCcttgcgaaaatttaaattgaagaTCGAAATGAAAGCAGAAACGTTAACGTGATCGCGCATTGTATAATCTGTACAGGAATTCGCAGCGGGTGAAAAGGGGTTTATACATGAAATGCAAACTCACCATCGATTTGCCAAAAAGAAATATCGCGATAACAAGACCGTAAATAAGCGTGGACATTTTATCGCCGTTACGATACCAAACGATATTAACTATAATTATTTCTGATTCGGTAATCAAATACGACAAACATCAAATGTTGGATCAGACTTGGGTGACATTGATCAGGCATCTCCTTATATAGACGAGGGACATCCCTGCATCTACTTGAACTAATGAACAGAGATTAATTTAATGACATTTACGGCTTTCCGAGTGCAGCCTCAAGCACGCTTAAACCCCATCATTTTCATGAATACGTAATCGAAAACTGTATGATTACTGAAGCGATGCAAGTTCTCTCCACCAAGGCAATCCGCATCATCGATATCAACATTCATCGTCTCTTCTTCACCATTCCGCTGCACGTTGCAATTGCTTTGTTTTCCGAGATAGCGAATTTCATTCCTCATATTGAACAGTTGGAAATGATATTTCAAAGGAAGTTTAATATTGACGGAAAACTTCTCTTTCGGATATAAGTATACTTCAcactgggggggggggggcgaggAAATATAGATTATACTTTACACAACACTGATACAGGTAACGTGCATGTGTAGAATAAAATGATGATAAGGTGATTATCATCCGAGAATTGTTGGCAAAAAATAACGTTCAAGAATCTTTTGATTAATTTCACTAATAAAAACGCAACCCATAATCTCGAGAAATTCAGAAAccataaagaaaataaatttacaactgAATGCTGTACGAAATTCTTACCGTTCATACCAACGAATGGATGAAGTTTGAactttaatttaaaaactagattacttgaaatttttacttgtattAAAGCtattctattattattgtaaaattttctgggATCTCATCAACAAGAAAGTATTTCAGC
It encodes the following:
- the LOC124302478 gene encoding general odorant-binding protein 56d-like isoform X3, whose amino-acid sequence is MSDEMQEMAQMLRNTCVAETGVAEDLIIKCRSGDFTDDPKLKCYMLCLLNQISAFDNGEIDVDTLVAMLPEEILGKAEPVLRSCGTIKGTDDCDSVYQTNKCYYDKSPLQMCTF
- the LOC124302478 gene encoding general odorant-binding protein 56d-like isoform X1, giving the protein MSTLIYGLVIAIFLFGKSMAMSDEMQEMAQMLRNTCVAETGVAEDLIIKCRSGDFTDDPKLKCYMLCLLNQISAFDNGEIDVDTLVAMLPEEILGKAEPVLRSCGTIKGTDDCDSVYQTNKCYYDKSPLQMCTF
- the LOC124302478 gene encoding general odorant-binding protein 56d-like isoform X2, with protein sequence MSTLIYGLVIAIFLFGKSMAMSDEMQEMAQMLRNTCVAETGVAEDLIIKCRSGDFTDDPKLKFDNGEIDVDTLVAMLPEEILGKAEPVLRSCGTIKGTDDCDSVYQTNKCYYDKSPLQMCTF